A genomic segment from Gracilinanus agilis isolate LMUSP501 chromosome 1, AgileGrace, whole genome shotgun sequence encodes:
- the LOC123230973 gene encoding olfactory receptor 15 isoform X1, giving the protein MLLKLIERTNISSFKGFILKGVSDHPQLEMIFFVAILFSYLLTLMGNLTIILISRLDARLHTPMYFFLSNLSSLDLAFTTSSVPQMLLNLWGPDKTISYGGCITQLYVFLWLGATECILLVVMAFDRYVAICRPLHYMTIMNPRLCWQLAAIAWLGGLGNSLIQSTFTLQLPLCGHQEVDNFLCEVPALIKLACGDTNLNQALLNGVCAFFTAVPLSIILISYGFIARAVLKIPSAAGRRKAFNTCGSHLIVVFLFYGSAIYAYLLPAKSSSQDRGKFISLFYSVVTPMVNPLIYTLRNKEVKGALRRLLGKGREQG; this is encoded by the exons ATGTTGTTAAAACTCATTGAAA GAACCAACATCAGCTCCTTTAAAGGCTTCATCCTAAAGGGTGTCTCTGACCATCCTCAGCTGGAGATGATCTTTTTTGTAGCCATCCTCTTCTCCTATCTGTTAACCTTGATGGGCAACTTGACCATCATCCTAATATCTCGCTTGGATGCCCGACTTCACACACCCATGTATTTTTTCCTCAGCAATCTCTCTTCCCTTGACCTTGCCTTTACCACCAGCTCAGTTCCTCAGATGCTATTGAATCTGTGGGGCCCAGACAAAACCATCAGCTATGGTGGCTGCATAACCCAGCTGTATGTCTTCCTCTGGCTGGGTGCCACTGAGTGCATTCTGTTGGTGGTGATGGCATTTGATCGCTATGTAGCTATCTGCCGGCCCCTGCACTACATGACCATCATGAACCCTCGGCTTTGCTGGCAGTTAGCTGCCATTGCTTGGCTGGGTGGCCTGGGTAACTCCCTGATTCAGTCAACATTCACTCTGCAGCTCCCACTGTGTGGACACCAAGAAGTAGACAATTTCCTCTGTGAAGTGCCAGCTCTGATCAAGTTGGCCTGTGGTGATACAAACCTCAATCAGGCTTTACTCAATGGTGTCTGTGCCTTCTTCACTGCAGTGCCCCTGAGCATCATCCTCATCTCCTATGGCTTCATTGCCCGTGCTGTCCTGAAGATTCCCTCAGCTGCAGGCCGACGAAAGGCCTTCAATACTTGTGGCTCCCACCTGATAGTAGTATTCCTCTTCTATGGCTCAGCCATTTATGCCTACCTCCTGCCAGCCAAGAGTAGTTCCCAAGACCGGGGCAAGttcatctctttattttattcagtaGTTACACCCATGGTGAATCCCCTAATCTACACTCTGAGGAACAAGGAGGTAAAGGGGGCACTAAGGAGATTgttgggaaaagggagggagcaagggtaa
- the LOC123230973 gene encoding olfactory receptor 2C1 isoform X2, with translation MGGTNISSFKGFILKGVSDHPQLEMIFFVAILFSYLLTLMGNLTIILISRLDARLHTPMYFFLSNLSSLDLAFTTSSVPQMLLNLWGPDKTISYGGCITQLYVFLWLGATECILLVVMAFDRYVAICRPLHYMTIMNPRLCWQLAAIAWLGGLGNSLIQSTFTLQLPLCGHQEVDNFLCEVPALIKLACGDTNLNQALLNGVCAFFTAVPLSIILISYGFIARAVLKIPSAAGRRKAFNTCGSHLIVVFLFYGSAIYAYLLPAKSSSQDRGKFISLFYSVVTPMVNPLIYTLRNKEVKGALRRLLGKGREQG, from the coding sequence ATGGGAGGAACCAACATCAGCTCCTTTAAAGGCTTCATCCTAAAGGGTGTCTCTGACCATCCTCAGCTGGAGATGATCTTTTTTGTAGCCATCCTCTTCTCCTATCTGTTAACCTTGATGGGCAACTTGACCATCATCCTAATATCTCGCTTGGATGCCCGACTTCACACACCCATGTATTTTTTCCTCAGCAATCTCTCTTCCCTTGACCTTGCCTTTACCACCAGCTCAGTTCCTCAGATGCTATTGAATCTGTGGGGCCCAGACAAAACCATCAGCTATGGTGGCTGCATAACCCAGCTGTATGTCTTCCTCTGGCTGGGTGCCACTGAGTGCATTCTGTTGGTGGTGATGGCATTTGATCGCTATGTAGCTATCTGCCGGCCCCTGCACTACATGACCATCATGAACCCTCGGCTTTGCTGGCAGTTAGCTGCCATTGCTTGGCTGGGTGGCCTGGGTAACTCCCTGATTCAGTCAACATTCACTCTGCAGCTCCCACTGTGTGGACACCAAGAAGTAGACAATTTCCTCTGTGAAGTGCCAGCTCTGATCAAGTTGGCCTGTGGTGATACAAACCTCAATCAGGCTTTACTCAATGGTGTCTGTGCCTTCTTCACTGCAGTGCCCCTGAGCATCATCCTCATCTCCTATGGCTTCATTGCCCGTGCTGTCCTGAAGATTCCCTCAGCTGCAGGCCGACGAAAGGCCTTCAATACTTGTGGCTCCCACCTGATAGTAGTATTCCTCTTCTATGGCTCAGCCATTTATGCCTACCTCCTGCCAGCCAAGAGTAGTTCCCAAGACCGGGGCAAGttcatctctttattttattcagtaGTTACACCCATGGTGAATCCCCTAATCTACACTCTGAGGAACAAGGAGGTAAAGGGGGCACTAAGGAGATTgttgggaaaagggagggagcaagggtaa
- the LOC123230974 gene encoding olfactory receptor 2C1-like produces MGGTNISSFKGFILMGVSDHPQLEMIFFVAILFSYLLTLMGNLTIILISRLDARLHTPMYFFLSNLSSLDLAFTTSSVPQMLLNLWGPDKTISYGGCITQLYVFLWLGATEAILLVVMAFDRYVAICRPLHYMTIMNPRLCWQLAAIAWLGGLGNSLIQSTFTLQLPLCGHQEVDNFLCEVPALIKLACGDTNLNQALLNGVCAFFTAVPLSIILISYGCIARAVLKIPSAAGRRKAFNTCGSHLIVVFLFYGSAIYAYLLPAKSNSQDWGKFISLFYSVVTPMANPLIYTLRNKEVKGALRRLLGKRIEKQ; encoded by the coding sequence ATGGGAGGAACCAACATCAGCTCCTTTAAAGGCTTCATCCTAATGGGTGTCTCTGACCATCCTCAGCTGGAGATGATCTTTTTTGTAGCCATCCTCTTCTCCTATCTGTTAACTTTGATGGGCAACTTGACCATCATCCTAATATCTCGCTTGGATGCCCGACTTCACACACCCATGTATTTTTTCCTCAGCAATCTCTCTTCCCTTGACCTTGCCTTTACCACCAGCTCAGTTCCTCAGATGCTATTGAATCTGTGGGGCCCAGACAAAACCATCAGCTATGGTGGCTGCATAACCCAGCTGTATGTCTTCCTCTGGCTGGGTGCCACTGAAGCTATCCTGTTGGTGGTGATGGCATTTGATCGCTATGTAGCTATCTGCCGGCCCCTGCACTACATGACCATCATGAACCCTCGGCTTTGCTGGCAGTTAGCTGCCATTGCTTGGCTGGGTGGCCTGGGTAACTCCCTGATTCAGTCAACATTCACTCTGCAGCTCCCACTGTGTGGACACCAAGAAGTAGACAATTTCCTCTGTGAAGTGCCAGCTCTGATCAAGTTGGCCTGTGGTGATACAAACCTCAATCAGGCTTTACTCAATGGTGTCTGTGCCTTCTTCACTGCAGTGCCCCTAAGCATCATCCTCATCTCCTATGGCTGCATTGCCCGTGCTGTCCTGAAGATTCCCTCAGCTGCAGGCCGACGAAAGGCCTTCAATACTTGTGGCTCCCACCTGATAGTAGTATTCCTCTTCTATGGCTCAGCCATTTATGCCTACCTCCTGCCAGCCAAGAGTAATTCCCAAGACTGGGGCAAGttcatctctttattttattcagtaGTTACACCCATGGCGAATCCCCTAATCTACACTTTGAGGAACAAGGAGGTGAAGGGGGCACTAAGAAGATTGTTGGGAAAAAGGATAGAGAAACAGTAA